CTGTGGCCCTCGGCCGTCCGCTCGCTCTCCCGGCGGCTGAGCGCACGGTGGCTGCGGTAGACGCCGGGCATTACGAACACCAGCCGTGCCTCCACCGTCCCGCACCGCTCGCCGTCGATGCCGATCGACGCCTGGCAGTCCATCGACCGCGGCACTCCTTTGACGACGTCGGTCGGCGTCAGTTCGAGATCCAGGGTGAGCTGGGCGGGCTGCCCGGAGCGCTGCCACGGGGTGAGCGCGGTGACTGCCATGCTGCAGCCGGCCAGCAGGATCCTGCGGTTCTCGGGGACCCGGAAGTACCGTCCCGCCGCGAAGATCGCCATCTGCCGCAGCGACTCCATCGGGTAGAGAGGGTCGTGGAAGGGGGCCGTCGAGTCGGAGAACAGGGGGTGCTGATCGGGCAGTTGGGCGGAAAAACCGAACCGGTGGCGGCTTGGCGGGGTGGCGGCGTGCAGGAAGCCCTCGGGGGTGTCGGGGCGGTGCACCAGGTGGTGCGCGCCGATGAAGGGCGCAGCCGGAAAGGGAGTTGGCTGCGCGCCCTGCGCGAGCGGACTTGCCTGACGGACGGACCACGGGCCGGGTGCGGAAGAGGAGAAGAGATTCATGGAGGTCCTCTGCGACGAAATCCGGACGGTCTGGCGGTGCGGGAGCGGGGGAGCCGGGAAAACGCTTCCGGCTCTTTCCTCGACGGTCTCCCGTCCCGCTGAAGAACCAGGGAAGAACCGAGGGATTCCGTTTCTCCGCGGAGGGCTGAGCGGTCTTGGCGAAGTCCGGTGCGGTATCGCGCCCCGTAAGGGGGCGGGGCGGTGACATCAGCGGCTCCGCCGCGCGGGCGCGACCGGCCCGCACCGGCCCACGGGTTCGCTCTCTTCCAGCGAAGCGCTCAGCTCGGTTCGCTCACCGGTGCCGAGGCCACCACGGGGTGGTCCGCCGCCAGCGGCGGCACGCTGCTCGCACCCCCCGGGGCACCGAGCGGAATGAAGACCTCCTGGTCGGCGGTCCGGTACGGCGACCACTCGACGGGGAGGGAGTCCTCGTAGAAGATGGCCTCCACCGGGCACACCGGCTCACAGGCGCCGCAGTCCACGCATTCGTCCGGGTTGATGTACATCTTGCGCGGCCCCTCGTAGATGCAGTCCACGGGGCACTCGTCGATGCAGGCCTTGTCCTTGACGTCGACGCAGGGCTGGGCGATCACGTACGTCATGCGGAACTCCCCACGGTCCAGGTGTCGTTGCCGGTGATGAGGGCGGCCAGGTCCCCCTTGCCGTACTGCTCGATCGCCGTGTCGAGCTGCTCGGCCATCCGCCTGTCGTAGACGGGCCGGGCGGTGTCGCGGAAGACGCCGATCGGGGTGTGGTGCAGCGTGTCCGGGTCGGCCAGCCGGGACAGCCCGAAGGCGGTCACCGGGGAGGCCGCGTGGGCGTCATGGACCAGCAGGTCGGCCTCATTCTCCGGCGTCACGGTGACCACCTCCAGTTCTCCCGTGCTCGCATCCCGTACGACACCGCGCGCGCCCTCGGCGCCGAAGCGGATGGGCTGCCCGTGCTCCAGCCGGATCACGGCCTCCTCGGCGGTCTGCTTGTCCTTGAGGGCGTCGAAGGCGCCGTCGTTGAAGATGTTGCAGTTCTGGTAGATCTCCACCAGGGCCGTGCCCGGGTGGGCGGCGGCCTGCCGCAGCACCGACGTGAGGTGCTTGCGGTCCGAGTCGATCGTCCGCGCCACGAAGGACGCCTCGGCGCCGATCGCCAGCGACACCGGGTTGAAGGGCGCGTCCAGCGAGCCCATCGGCGTCGACTTGGTGATCTTGCCGACCTCCGACGTCGGCGAGTACTGGCCCTTGGTCAGACCGTAGATCCGGTTGTTGAACAGCAGAATCTTGAGGTTGACGTTGCGGCGCAGAGCGTGGATCAGATGATTGCCGCCGATGGACAGGGCGTCACCATCGCCGGTGACCACCCACACGCTCAAGTCCCGCCTGGTGGTGGCGAGTCCGGTGGCGATGGCGGGGGCGCGGCCGTGGATGGAGTGCATGCCGTACGTGTTCATGTAGTACGGGAAGCGGGACGAGCAGCCGATGCCCGAGACGAAGACGATGTTCTCCTTGGCGAGGCCGAGTTCGGGCATGAAGCCCTGGACGGCGGCCAGGATCGCGTAGTCACCGCAGCCGGGGCACCAGCGC
The Streptomyces sp. CGMCC 4.7035 DNA segment above includes these coding regions:
- a CDS encoding AfsA-related hotdog domain-containing protein, whose product is MNLFSSSAPGPWSVRQASPLAQGAQPTPFPAAPFIGAHHLVHRPDTPEGFLHAATPPSRHRFGFSAQLPDQHPLFSDSTAPFHDPLYPMESLRQMAIFAAGRYFRVPENRRILLAGCSMAVTALTPWQRSGQPAQLTLDLELTPTDVVKGVPRSMDCQASIGIDGERCGTVEARLVFVMPGVYRSHRALSRRESERTAEGHSGLPTGHGVPGPELVGRRSVRNVLIGLPLEEDEETLDFPVDIPAAREVLPDSGPEVPAAVFLEASRQAALFSVGELYGLAPGHAVLTGWRAAFRGFAEPGLPLRCAVRSRTTGTPGQVQRDAAGRPTAELDLTFTQGSRVVAGATTSVLQIC
- the fdxA gene encoding ferredoxin, whose translation is MTYVIAQPCVDVKDKACIDECPVDCIYEGPRKMYINPDECVDCGACEPVCPVEAIFYEDSLPVEWSPYRTADQEVFIPLGAPGGASSVPPLAADHPVVASAPVSEPS
- a CDS encoding 2-oxoacid:ferredoxin oxidoreductase subunit beta — encoded protein: MPAEALSLIPRSEVTLSARDFKSDQEVRWCPGCGDYAILAAVQGFMPELGLAKENIVFVSGIGCSSRFPYYMNTYGMHSIHGRAPAIATGLATTRRDLSVWVVTGDGDALSIGGNHLIHALRRNVNLKILLFNNRIYGLTKGQYSPTSEVGKITKSTPMGSLDAPFNPVSLAIGAEASFVARTIDSDRKHLTSVLRQAAAHPGTALVEIYQNCNIFNDGAFDALKDKQTAEEAVIRLEHGQPIRFGAEGARGVVRDASTGELEVVTVTPENEADLLVHDAHAASPVTAFGLSRLADPDTLHHTPIGVFRDTARPVYDRRMAEQLDTAIEQYGKGDLAALITGNDTWTVGSSA